A stretch of DNA from Hydra vulgaris chromosome 03, alternate assembly HydraT2T_AEP:
agcaacattacgacgatgtgataatggttggagattggctgcaaaagcaggtccaactatgtttgcaatgcgtttttgcaccttgtctaaaagagaaagagcatcataagAAGaaccgccccagatatggcaacagtattccatacaaggccggatttgagatttatagagatagagaatagaatccgaagtaagaaagtgacgagctcaataaagagatgcaaccttagcagatgctaattttgcaactgatttgatatatggtttccaagaaagattgaaagtaagagttaatcctagaagatgaagagtaGGTAACACATCGAGTACAtcaccgttcataaatataggaagatcttaattattgcgataacgattggctgaaaaaaattgagttttatctgaattaaagttcaccagccactgtgagtcccatgctgtagcagaagtgagatccttttcaagctcaaatgccccctccaagcaatcagagggtgTTGGTTTCTTATCacgacaagaataaatggtagtatcatcagcaaacaatgccacctgagatgtgagaatatctggaagatcgttaatgtaaattaaaaagagtatagggacaaggatagaaccttgaggaacccctgaagttacagaataagaagaagagtgttgtccatccaGGACGACTTTTAtgctacgattggaaaggaaggattcactGATCTTAAAGATGTTGCcggatacaccataagaagaaagcttatggagaaaaccagcattccaaactttatcaaaagcttttgaaatgtctagagcgatggccttaacctctccaccttcatctaatgcacgataaaacctgtcagttattactgttagcaaatcagctgtagaacgagaaaatcgaaatccatattgatggtcagaaagtaagttattagattcaagattagaaattaagtgtttgttaattgaagattcaaaaaccttgcttaagATAGttagaagactaatgggacggtagttagacgaatcagatcgctctccagaatttttgaagatagggataacagatgccgctttccagcaggctggaaaacaagattctgataagcacttgttgaatagttttaagagtatagacaacagctccggagaacacttctgcaagacaataacaggtatgttgtccgggccacaagctgtagaagagtctaggcaggaaatcactttagatacagaagctggagtgatataaatgtcaagcaatggatcaacctgtttgttggcaatatcaggtagaacgcaactagtggaatcaagagatgatattgatgaaaagtttttagcaaaaaattcgGCTTTGTCTTTAGGTCAGGGTTGTCCAACGCGTGGCCCGTGGGCCAGAAGGTGGCCCTCGTCAGCCTATGGCATGGCCCGCATATCACGGTccattaattttgaatttttattttaataaaaattttaaataacaataataaaataagttctACAGCAACagcatattatttatatatttataattcgAATTATACATTCGATATCGATTATACTTTCACTATATAAATCcgcatttgaaataataaaacgCGCgctaaagaaaaaacatttttatatatttaataaagatggCCTCAGCTAAAAGACGTAGATTTGATACTGAAAGTGGTCATGGGGGTCGTGTATTTAATCCTTCTTGGACAACTGACTATTTTGTACATGAACAAAGTAATTCTATTATATGTCTAATTTGTTTGGAGAAAATTGCCGTGTGTAAAAGTTATAATGTGAACAGGCACTACACTACAAAACATGCTGTAAGTTATGACAAATTTAAAGGCCAATTTCGAATTGATAAGATTGAATTGTTGAAGAAAACTTTTCTTGCACAACAATCAGTGATGAAAACTAAAGTGATTAGCTCTTACAGTGCtaccaaaataagttttttaatggcAGAAGTTATTGCAAAAAGTGGTAAACCTTTTTGTACTGgagatttattgaaaaactgtttaaaaatattttgtaaagagATATGTCCTGAAAAAACACCTACTGTTGAAGATCTTAGCCTCTCACACTAGACTATTGCTAGAAGAGTTGAAGAtctatcaaaaaatattgaactatcattaaaagaaaaattaaataaatgtgaaGCCTATAGTCTGACACTGGATGAATCAACAGACAGAGATGATACTGCTCAGCTAGCCATTTTTATTAGAGGTATAACTAGTAACTTTGAAGTAATTGAAGAACTGTTAGATATTAATCATATGAAGGACACAACAAGAGGAGAAGATATTCTCTCTGATgtgaaaaaaacatttgtgaaaTTTGAATTACCAGAAAAGAAACTCTGTGGTGTCACTACAGATAGAGCAAGTGCACTAACaggaaaaaatattggatttatTGCATTACTTAAGAAATCCATTAATCATGAAATTATTTCATATCACTGCATTATACACCAAGAGCAGTTATGTGCAAAAGTATTGGAGATGAAGAATGTTATGGAACTTGTTATTCATACTGTTAACTTTATAAGAAGTCGTGGCCTTAATCACAGACAGTTCAAACAATTACTTGAAGGTTGTGGTAGTGAGGCTGAAGATGTAATTTATTTCAGCCAGGTTAGATGGCTTAGTCGAGCTGCTACTCTGAAAAGATTTTGTATACTATTACCTGAAATAGTGctgtttctaaaaattaaaggGAAAGACACAAGCTtgcttgaaaatattgactGTCTGAATGATTTGGCATTTTTGATTGACATGACTCAGATGTTAATGGAATTAAGTCTTAAGTTACAGGGTAAAGATCAACTTATTagtaaattgtttgaaaatgtagaaacatttgttttaaaattaaaacttctgAAACAACAATTAAGTTCTAAAGTACTTGTCCATTTCAAGGCATTATCAGAAAGAAATATTAATACAATTGACTCTGAAAGATATTGTactcttattttaaaatcaattgatGAATTTGACACAAGATTCAGtgattttaaaaaggaaaaaaatgagTTAGACTTATTTGCGCATCCATTTTCCATCAAAGCTGAGACAGTTAGAAATGAATTTCAAATGGAATTAATAGAATTGCAAAACAATAAAGATCTTAAAGAAGTCTACAAAGAAGTAGAATtgttagaattttataaaaaatacatgagCATTGAAGTTTTTCCTCATTTGTGCAGACatgctattaaatatttttcactttttggaAGCACATACAACTGTGAACAGTTATTCTCAAAAATGAAGCATGTAAAAACAGAACAGAGAAATAGATTGACAGGTGAACACCTTACTAATACCCTTCGAATTGCATCATCAAATATAAAAGCAGACATAGAtcatttatgcaaaaaaaaacagtgtcAAGTTTCACATTGATTGAACTTTTGTATAACTTCACTTTGAACCTTAACTATGAGTGTAACtgtctatttaaatttaaataaaaactttaaatttaataatttttattttgggtATTTTATGTTTGTGGCCCTCAAGTTGATTTTGAAACGAATTAATGGCCCTTACTGTAAAAAGGTTGGACATCTCtgctttaggtgaggtgacaaagtctgaaccatacaagagaggtggaattaaagatttgcccttattattgatattattaaagattctccggaagtcacgagagcctaatttttgagatgaaatacgagatttcatgatctgagaatagcgggtttcggcgttagacaaaacctttttacaattgtttctagcagtaataagcagacgtctgttttctggagaattgttttgctgataaatatggaagtaacggtttcgattggcaatcgCAGCAACACagtgtgaggaaaaccatggaagagagtgaggcttgacctggaattgtcgagagggaacAAAAGATTCCATTCTAGCCTGAAttcacaaagttatgtaagaagcacatttgtcgaCAGGAAgtcgaaagatttctacccaagggccatcacgaataaaatcacggaaagaatcccagtcagctttactGTTGTTGTAAGAGTATAATAGGGGGATTCAGGTGATGAAGAAGAGTGagatattagttttaaaaagatcaaactgtgatcagaagaacctaagggtgaatgtgaagaaactgagcactgactaggatcagaaacaagtcataagtcgagtagagaaggtagatgattcgggttgtcaggaaagcgagttggaaagttgactatttgagttagggattgagaaaggcaaaagttgtgggctttaatgcctgccgaatcactgacactagagccaagccattcagagtggtgagcattaaagtcaccgacaacaactaTTTtagctgatggataaagagagagggcttggtcaatatgatcaaaaataacatcaaaaagagtgcagccttgagatgaaggagagcgatatagaacaaagagaaagaaaatagagtgaagtggtgctaaacgaaagcacatgaaagaatagtctgtggattcaaacttAGTTTCACGACAagtgggtgaattcttacgaatgtaaatgccgaggccaagcatgtgactattggagtctttacgaaatAATgcaagataaccatcaacactaagatcacaagatgagacagccgaactcaaattagtctcacaaagagcaactaggtctggtgaactttgcaagagataagactcaacagaagaacagttacttcgaagaccacgaatattagtgaatgataggtttagagaacttggtgataatgatggttttttgtgttttatagtttttgtgactttattcatttttaaattagattgaagaacttgactcaaagcatagatagtactcagaacaccgtttaatagcccaaggaattgcctcattactactaataaaccctaagccgtaacaaacagctgcaatgcacaccaaaagtacatgaagcagattgtactgggttacatgttactagtagcaggataacctgagCTGACTTAAATTATATGACGAGTTATTAGTTTTGTCTAGTAAAAgtgaattctggcccactgtgcactacatcaaaaatattcataaagcgtaaatttaacttttttctctTAAGGTAAGTGAAAACACAAcagtatatatttgttaataaatggTACTTGGaaaattaaatctttgtttgtcacaaaaaaaaagctctgataaagtaattaacttgagtttttatcattttcttttgaaaaaaatgatgtttgCACACtcacaataaaactttttatacacTAATCTAATTGGCttgtataaaaagaaaactcatACGAAAATTAAATATGAGGCTAAACATGAAGGTCTGGTTGAGGGTTGGGTTGCACTTGTAAACTCGCACGTTGGGTTGCAAGGGTAAActcaaatataattattttgtttttagtacaTTATATATACAAGTGCTATATAAgcgaaacaaacaaaaaactatatatatatatatatatatatatatatatatatatatatatatatatatatatatatatatatatatatatatatatatatatatatatatatatatatatatatatatatatatatatataaatgaaaacaattatattacattatatacATAAGCTTAATACAAACATAAGATAAAATAACtgtatataaaactaaattttaaaaatatgaacatACACACTATACATACAGTTTCTAATACGCGTAAAAGTGGAATATTAGTACGTgataacaacaaatataaacaattaaatttaattatgttgaAATAATGCAAGAGACTTTTGCCAGATAATAATGCCATGACTACGTAATGcagagttttttttgtaattatttctcGAATATTCTTATTCATTTTTCATAATGACTCATTTtgtcttatatttttttgaacatgtttATCAACAACCATAAAGTCAGTTGTAGAATTATTTGACCATTTAGATTTTGCATATTACTATTGGTCAATCAGTCTTTTTCATATGAGATGTTTAACgcatttaactcattttcaatcTCCGCTTGTTCAAATAAGACAGCATCAATGCTTAGATGAATAgcttttttcacttcttttagGGTCACAATATCATCAGTCAATTTATCTGTCTgtgatgctaaaaaaaaaaagaaactattagtagctaaaaatacaaaaaaaaacaaaatcaataaatagCAAAATAAGATTAgatttaaactaacttttaaaaaaaattttttaataattttcgcTGAccgtaatttttaataaattttgctaattgtgttttgttaatttagtaAGGAAACTACTAACCTTTTGTTGCATTAAGTTAGGAAAAGACTTTAATACTTTGCCACAAATTATCTAAATGTAAT
This window harbors:
- the LOC136078535 gene encoding general transcription factor II-I repeat domain-containing protein 2A-like, producing the protein MKDTTRGEDILSDVKKTFVKFELPEKKLCGVTTDRASALTGKNIGFIALLKKSINHEIISYHCIIHQEQLCAKVLEMKNVMELVIHTVNFIRSRGLNHRQFKQLLEGCGSEAEDVIYFSQVRWLSRAATLKRFCILLPEIVLFLKIKGKDTSLLENIDCLNDLAFLIDMTQMLMELSLKLQGKDQLISKLFENVETFVLKLKLLKQQLSSKVLVHFKALSERNINTIDSERYCTLILKSIDEFDTRFSDFKKEKNELDLFAHPFSIKAETVRNEFQMELIELQNNKDLKEVYKEVELLEFYKKYMSIEVFPHLCRHAIKYFSLFGSTYNCEQLFSKMKHVKTEQRNRLTGEHLTNTLRIASSNIKADIDHLCKKKQCQVSH